TATGAATAAGATAAGCAGAGCATTCCAAGCACCGTTCATCATATATGCTTGCCATCCAAGCGACTCAAGCGCAAACGGGATAGAAAACACAAATACAAGACCAAAGCCATACATAACAAATGTGTTGACACCCATCCCAAAACTCCGAATAGAATAATTCAGAATCTCAGGAGGATAAAGATAGGCTAGTGGTGTCCAGCCGAACGAGTAGGAGCCCATAAAGAGAAATATCGAAGCGACGGTGCCATAGACGCCAGCGGTATTTGGTGATGTCCCGTAGAGTCTGGTCAAAACTCCAACCAGAAATAAGAATAAAGTAAGGAGAACACTCGAGATGAGTGCGTTGAGACGTCGTCCAAGGCTTTCTGCATAATACGTGCCTAATAGCGCGCAAAGTAGGCACCACGCATTGAGAATAATTGTCTTGACTGATCAGCTTCTATTCCATGAGTGGCAATCGAAAAACTTACAATTTGCAGCTGGGTGTTTGCATTGGTAATACCCGCGTTGTTAAGCATGGTTCCGAGATAACTATATACTTGTTAGTATCAATGTAAGTTCACCAAAAGGTAAGGGGCATGATATGATAAGATAATAGAGAGCAACTGACTAGCTTCCAATCTGATTGCCTATAACACGATTAATTCCATCATTCATCTCGTCGTAGGTTTGTGGAAGACTTACCAACAATCACAGTCGCAAGAGCGCAGCTGACGACCAGCATCAATCGTCTTAGGACAGTCTTGCTCTTGGCAATTTCCTTGAGCGACAAAATCGAGTTTCCATGGGAGCGTTCAAACTCCAGCGCATCCACAATTTCCTGTAATTGAGCAAGGACGAGAGGGTCACTTTCGTCACCGTCAGATCCGATCTGAGCTAGTGCTGTCAGAGCCTGGCCAGCTTGGTCTTTGAAGGCGAGATATCGAGGCGACTCTGGCAAAAAGACAAGAATAACGATGCAAAGAATACTCCAGAAGGCctggagaagagagggaagtCTCCATGACCAAGTAGAGGTGAACTCAGAAGTTCCATATGTGACACCAGCGGCGACTAGGGCTCCTGCAATCAGTCAGCCAAAGTTACGCAGGGCCGTGGCTCCCATCAAACAGTCTGCACTTACCAACATAGTAGAAATCGCACATCAATCCCAAACCCCAGCCTCGATATTTATAAGGGAACGTCTCGGCTAGATACGTTGGAGTGGCAATGGCAGAGCCAGCCTCAGCGAATCCGAGTCCGATTCGTGCAAAGGTAAACATGGCGATGTGCACCGACGCAGTCTGGATAATGACAAAGACTAGAGTTAAAAGAGCCGAGACGAGGATTGCCCCTCTTCGGCTCATGCGGTCTGCAACAGAGGGAAATACCAAGGCTCCGAGCGTAGCGCCGATGTACAGGCCCGATGTACTCAAGCTCATGGTTAAGGTAGTGATACCGAAATGCTCGGTGAATGAGGGAAGGATATTCAAGCCGTTCCTAGAATATATCAGCCTTCATCGTCAAGAAGCTTCTCGATGTACACCTACATCATGGAACCATCGTATCCTAAAGTCTATTATGGACCATTATCGTGTTAGCATGGGTTCTGCCATATGGTCGAAAATTGACAGTATCTTGTATTTACGAACCGTAGAAGTAATGGTTGAACAGGCAATTAGCATAGTGCATACAGCTCTGGAGGATTTCGGCACTCGAGGCCTTGTCAACGTATCAAGAGAAACCATCGTGGTCGCTAGGGTGCGACTTGCGTTACTCAAAAACTAGACACTAGAGTAGGACGCAAAATTAATTTTTCCCGGGTAGGCGAGTTCAATCTTTATACAAGTTGGTCCCCCGGTCATATTTCAAGGCATTGTAGCAAAGGACTGGAAAGACAAGACAGGCTACTGTAACACGAAAACACAAAACTGGGAACCGATGAGAAACGCTTTGTAGGGCGTACTGCAAGATAGCTGTCGATCTGGTCATTGGTATCTAAGCCAAATGTGATTAGCTCTCTACAGTTTGTCTAACTCCATAAGTCCTATCATTATTATTGCTTCGGGCATCTGATTATAGCTATCGATCTAGTGTCTGTACATCTGATGAATTCTTATCGAACTCCACAAAGACATAGGAGCGCTTTGGTGAGATACGCTGGATATAGTAAAAATATCCATCAACAACAGCTGTATGATGTCAGCGGCTAGGCCCGATACAGTGAAAACATCCTCAACTCTCGTTATCAGGTCCCAACAAGCAAGTCCAGACAAGCTATGCAGAATAGGGTCAGCCCTTCCTATCGCTGTAGGATTTATTGCCCCGCACCTGTATCTTGATTATCGGGTTCTCGGCATCGGAACGCATGACTGCAATGGGTCTGCGTCTCTCTTAAAGTAGGTGCTCAATCTTCCTTCCCCTTACCCCAAACCAATGTGAATTGAGCTCGTGAGGATTCCATGAGAAGCCGAAACAAAATTTTATGAATACATTATCCCTATATGTACGATCGCGGTAGTTACGCAGGCATCATCGAGAAGTCGTCGGCACGTTCAACACCTTCGTCTCTGACTAACTAGCATGTCGCACTACAAGTGCACTGCCGGTGCCGACTTCGAGGTCGCAAAGGTATTTTCTGACTTAAGCTCCAAAGAGAAGATTGCCCTTCTTGCAGGTGAGTCTACTATTTCCTCATCGAAACGCGACTATGTCTCAGCAGAATAACACACTTACCGCTTTAAGGGTCTGACTTTTGGCA
The DNA window shown above is from Colletotrichum destructivum chromosome 2, complete sequence and carries:
- a CDS encoding Putative major facilitator, sugar transporter, major facilitator superfamily; translated protein: MSLSTSGLYIGATLGALVFPSVADRMSRRGAILVSALLTLVFVIIQTASVHIAMFTFARIGLGFAEAGSAIATPTYLAETFPYKYRGWGLGLMCDFYYVVAAGVTYGTSEFTSTWSWRLPSLLQAFWSILCIVILVFLPESPRYLAFKDQAGQALTALAQIGSDGDESDPLVLAQLQEIVDALEFERSHGNSILSLKEIAKSKTVLRRLMLVVSCALATVIVGNQIGS